From Ascaphus truei isolate aAscTru1 chromosome 20, aAscTru1.hap1, whole genome shotgun sequence, one genomic window encodes:
- the LOC142471238 gene encoding E3 ubiquitin/ISG15 ligase TRIM25-like encodes MVSADLREELTCPICLSTYTQPVMLRCGHNFCQGCIGNVWDSQEGSGLYTCPECRVEFQGRPALQRNLKLCNIMERFFSTQPEQEEAVIFCTYCDSSVPAAKTCLQCEVSLCDIHLKKHSKLEEHVLTEPTTSLKNRKCPVHKKLLECYCTEDAACICLSCCVFGQHRGHQVESLNWASEKKKEKLRNVLEKLTSVREETEKRAQSLQEQRRELQEKAAGVTDRVTALIRGIKEQLEVLEKQTLSEITRWEEQVSLRVSNLIQQLEIKKNELSRKILHIEELCNITDPLTVLQGLESDNADFCDAEEGGNEDREREVYKVPAVGDLYEVLIPLTLQRLADIVTDLIAKSGIYVQETSDILLDLNTAANNVSVSGDLKTASWSETDQLRPDTPERFRDYQVLSTRSFSSGQHYWEVEISKSGYRWVGISYPSIERKVRQSLIGHNKKSWGLRMWDNNHSVIHDSIRTRIYPESPLQRLRIYLDYEAGRLSFYQLCDPIRHLHTVTATFTEPLHAAFWVYDNGWVRIRS; translated from the coding sequence ATGGTGTCTGCTGATCTGAGAGAGGAGCTAACCTGCCCCATCTGCCTGAGCACGTATACCCAGCCTGTAATGCTGAGATGTGGGCATAACTTCTGCCAGGGCTGTATTGGGAatgtgtgggattcccaggagggATCTGGACTTTATACCTGTCCTGAATGCAGAGTAGAGTTTCAGGGGCGTCCtgcactgcagaggaacctgaAGCTGTGTAACATAATGGAGCGTTTCTTTTCTACTCAGCCGGAGCAGGAGGAGGCTGTGATCTTCTGCACTTACTGTGACTCCTCTGTACCCGCTGCTAAAACATGTCTGCAGTGTGAAGTCTCCCTGTGTGATATTCACCTAAAGAAACACAGCAAGTTAGAGGAACACGTCTTAACTGAGCCAACCACTTCCTTAAAGAACAGGAAATGTCCAGTCCACAAGAAGCTCTTGGAGTGTTACTGCACTGAGGATGCTGCCTGTATCTGTTTGTCCTGCTGTGTGTTTGGACAGCACAGGGGACACCAGGTGGAGTCTCTGAATTGGGCCTctgagaagaagaaggagaaacTGAGAAATGTTCTGGAGAAACTGACCTCAGTGAGAGAGGAGACTGAGAAAAGAGCCCAGAGTCTGCAGGAACAGAGGAGAGAATTGCAAGAAAAAGCAGCTGGGGTAACAGACCGAGTCACTGCCCTGATTAGGGGCATCAAGGAACAGCTGGAAGTCCTAGAGAAGCAAACCCTGAGTGAGATCACCAGGTGGGAAGAGCAGGTTTCTCTCAGAGTCTCTAATCTAATCCAGCAGCTGGAAATAAAGAAGAACGAGCTGTCCAGGAAGATACTTCACATTGAGGAGCTGTGTAACATCACTGATCCATTAACTGTCTTACAAGGACTGGAATCGGACAATGCTGACTTCTGTGATGCTGAGGAGGGAGGTaatgaggacagagagagagaggtttataAGGTCCCTGCTGTAGGGGATTTGTATGAGGTTCTGATCCCACTGACCTTACAGAGATTAGCTGATATTGTGACTGATCTAATAGCAAAGAGCGGAATCTATGTGCAGGAGACTTCAGACATATTACTGGATCTAAATACAGCTGCTAATAATGTATCTGTATCAGGTGACCTGAAAACTGCATCCTGGTCAGAAACAGACCAGTTACGCCCGGATACACCAGAGCGATTTAGGGATTATCAGGTTTTAAGCACCAGGAGTTTTTCCTCAGGACAACATTACTGGGAGGTGGAGATCAGTAAATCAGGGTACAGGTGGGTAGGGATTTCCTATCCCAGTATAGAAAGGAAAGTACGTCAGTCCCTCATAGGACATAATAAAAAGTCCTGGGGTTTGCGCATGTGGGATAATAATCATTCCGTGATACATGACTCAATACGTACACGGATATATCCCGAGTCTCCCTTGCAGAGATTACGAATATACCTTGACTATGAGGCTGGGCGTCTGTCCTTTTATCAGCTGTGTGACCcgatcagacacttacacaccgtCACTGCCACCTTCACTGAGCCTCTTCATGCTGCGTTCTGGGTATATGATAATGGCTGGGTCAGAATCAGGAGCTAG